The region CACGCCTTGCCGATGATGTACTGCCGGGGAACCGGGCCCCAGTCGCGGGAGTCGTTGCTCCCCCTGCGATTGTCCCCCATCACGAAGTAGGAGTCCGCGGGCACCACCGTCGCCGCCATGGAGAGGCGGTCGCGTTCGGCGTCGAATACGTAAGGCTCGTCAAGGGACTGTCCGTTGATGAAGACCTGGCCGGAGCGTATCTCCACCTTGTCGCCCGGGTCGGCGATCACGCGCTTGATGAACTCACGCGTGGGGTCCCGCGGGAACCGGAAGACGATGATGTCGCCCCGCTGCGGCTGGCCGAAGAAAAAGACGGGGTTCCTCGTATCCAGCAACAGGAAGGGGAACAGGCCGTTCAGCCAGGCAGGGTCAACATACAGGTACGCCAGCTTGGTCACGACCAGGTGCTCCCCGTCGTGCAGGGTGGGCTCCATGCTGGCGCCCTTTACACGGAAGTTCTGCAGGGTGATCTGGATAAGCAGGAAGACAAGCGCGGCGAGCAGTATAGTCTCGATGACCTCGCGGGCCACCGACTTCATCACCGCCTCGGGCTGGCTTGCAGAAGTGTCTCTTGGCTTTTCCACAGCAAACTTCATTATACCGCAACCCTCCCTGCCATGTCATGAGACACTGGCCTTGGAACAGGGCAATCGCGCTTTATTCTCCTAAAGGAGAGGTCCGCGCGGAGAAGTGGAGCCCCCGTGCTGCGGGATTCGCGTTGTACGCTTTGCTCATCAGAGGAACAGGTCTAGACTGATACGAGACGTATCAACAAAGCGCGATTGCCTTGGGCCCGCCCCCCCCGGTTCGAGTCTAT is a window of Dehalococcoidia bacterium DNA encoding:
- the lepB gene encoding signal peptidase I is translated as MKFAVEKPRDTSASQPEAVMKSVAREVIETILLAALVFLLIQITLQNFRVKGASMEPTLHDGEHLVVTKLAYLYVDPAWLNGLFPFLLLDTRNPVFFFGQPQRGDIIVFRFPRDPTREFIKRVIADPGDKVEIRSGQVFINGQSLDEPYVFDAERDRLSMAATVVPADSYFVMGDNRRGSNDSRDWGPVPRQYIIGKAWVTYWPLSAWGLIPNYTYAKPNS